The stretch of DNA cacctttctttaTTGCATTGGCTCGGTGAAGATTAGTTGATTGCTCCCTCATACTCcgctatgggtgagccactcttcggcacatcttcacaattccattgtcaccacaatggacggcaagctccaagcatgatctcttcgtgatgctccacttgaacttgcacaccgcaatcttgatggcgatcaccacttgatgtcatcctccatgggttgtatgagatcttcctcttgacgcaagcccatggaaacatacctaaccccacatagaactctcacgtagaccatgggttagtacacaaagcataatggataatgcttaccataccatgggaccACTCGATCCATCTCGGTACATCTTGTGTGCTTTGTGTGTTGGTCAACTTGATTCACTCATTGACTTAGTCTGAATCAACCTTGTATCATGTCTTctacatgaccaatctttggatagtTCTTTGAATAGCACTTTGGTCATcacataaactccttgaaaccaacacatggacttcaagaaaagcctatggacaaatccttcaaatataactcaaggcaaccattagtccatagagactgtcatcaattaccaaaaccaaacatgtgggcaccgcatgttctttcaacgGTCTCGCCCACGGCAGCCACGATACCCGTGCCCCCTTCCTCCCTTGCGTGCCGGcctggagcaactcgccactcctcggtgagctggcctggagcggcgagttgctgaaccatgCGCCGGCTTGGAGCTTCCGCCTCCACGAGCTGGCTTGCTATGGCCTGAAGTGTCAAGGAGGTGGGGTAGATAGTTGCCTGGCTTGTATCCAGCGGGCACGACGGGCCACCCACCTGGCTTTTATGCCAGAGAACTCATCTTTGTGCTCGTCGGATGCCATGGAGAGTGGAGAATCTGGTGCAAGGAGGAGATGGGAGCGGAGGTGTGGTTCGATTTTTGCCCAACACCTGGCATCGTTTATACAGCTGGTGGACACCCGAAGCCAACCGATGTTGTGTTTAATGACGTGCGGCTCGCGAACGaacgtgtggccggagtaggtttctcggcGCATGCACAAGTTTAATGGAGAAAGGCGGGCATACTGTAGCCGTTTGAATGCGGTGATGAGGCGTGTCAGCCGGGCCTGCAGTGGGCGGCGCTCTCTCGGCTGGCGCACCGCTTCAATGCTGGTAGTGAGAAGTTGTGTCCGCTCTAGGCTGGCGCAATGCGGAGCGACCGCTCTACAACGACATGAATGTGGACAGCTGGCGCCGGGCAGAAAGCACGTGGGCGTGGATGGAGGGCTTATGGTAGGCCAGGGTAGTCAGTAGCGGGTGTGACATCGATCTGGACGCCCGCAAAACCCCCCACCATGTCTCCGTTCTGTGGGAAAAAAACACGTCCGGACCGGTCTGCTGACTGGTGCAGGATCGTTAAATGGCAAAAGGCGTCCGGACCGCGCGGTCCGAACGGTTACTCGTGGTTTAAATgtcaacgttggagatgccctaatatCATAAGTTCTTTTTTTTGACATCACCTTTTTTTTGACATCACCTAATATCACAAGGTTCATTGCACACGCATGTTTCTTGTAGTTCTTTTTTTAGAATCCTTtttactactactagtaggagtagtttTTAAAAGGTATACTCATAGGAAAGAAAATCCCGGAAAGGTTGGATCAGAAATGGTTATCTCGAAACCCCCAAACCCTTTTTGCTAACGACTTTATTGTTTAGATCGTCCCATCCATCCACCACTTTGCTGGCTCCGTCTATACAATAGCAACACATCAGCACCCGCCCCCCGTCCACATCTCCCCCTTCACATCCATCGACCCAGATCTCACGCGCCGCCCAAGCCAGCGACGATGAGGCCCTCGGTGATGAGATCCGCCGCCcagctcctccgccgccgcaaCTACTCCTCCGCGTCCGGGCAGCAGGCGCGGAAGGTGGCCATCCTCGGCGCGGCCGGCGGCATCGGGCAGCCGCTGTCTCTCCTCATGAAGCTGAACCCCCTCgtctcctccctctccctctacGATATCGCGGCCACCCCGGGCGTCGCTGCCGACGTTTCCCACATCAACTCCCCTGCCCTGGTACCCCACGCCCGACATCGCCCTCCTCGCGCTGCTCAGTTCGGTCGGATCTAACACATGGTTCGGGCTTTCGCAGGTGAAGGGTTTCATGGCGGATGATCAGCTCGCGGAGGCGTTGGATGGGGCCGACCTGGTGATCATCCCGGCCGGCGTCCCGAGGAAGCCCGGCATGACCAGGGACGACCTCTTCAACATTAACGCCGGCATCGTTAAGAACCTCTGCACCGCCATCGCCAAGTACTGCCCGAATGTAAGATTCTCAACTCTCTTCAATTTTAGATCTGTTGCTCGCGTGGTTGATTGTTCTGGCTACTCTGGGTGCGTGGTCTCGTTACAGATCTATCTAGTTCCTATTCAAGACCTGGACATTGCGTAATTCTGATTCGATGTTTGGAAATTGTAAACGGGTGTGGTTTGATTATCACCACTATGACCAATACTTATCTGCTGAATAGGCACCAACATTTTGCTCTATCACGTGTGTCTTGTTTAGGCGCTTGCAGTTTTGTATCTCCTGTTCGATGGTGTGGTTCCTTGGTCTATTCATTTTGTTTGTTGCAATGTTACTTGCATTCGAATGTTTGTGTATTAGCCTGGACAAATGAAAACTAAGTCATTGTTACTCTGGATTGCCTCGCTGTTTTCTCTTGAAAGTTACATTTTCTTATGTTTATAACTCTTCAgtggaatatatatatatatcatctgTCCTACATGCTTGTCAGTTATTATCATATCTTCTATATTTTTATGCCCATTCCTCAACCTGTTGACCGAGGAGCCATATGGCCCATTCCTTCAAATTTTCTAACCTGTCTGTTAGCTCCAACCTCCAATACATAATGTATCCATTTTCAGTGTATGTTGTGTTAGGAAATCGTTATATGATACATTTAAAAACTGATGTTCCTCCTTTGTTACTTCATTTTGTTTGTATGCATCTTTCTATGAATTTGATGTGTTTCTGTATTGCAGGCTCTTGTCAACATGATCAGCAACCCTGTGAATTCAACCGTTCCGATTGCTGCTGAAGTTTTCAAGAAGGCTGGAACCTATGATGAGAAGAGATTGTTTGGTGTGACCACTCTTGATGTTGTTCGTGCCAGGACTTTCTATGCTGGGAAGGCTAATGTAGATGTTAATAGTAAGTGGTGACAGTATATGATCTAGCTGACTGGTAGCAAATGAAAGAAGAGTATGGTTGCTGTATTTTTGTCCTTAACTGGAGTGTTCTTTGGCAGCTGTGGACGTTCCTGTTGTTGGTGGTCATGCTGGTATTACCATCTTGCCACTGTTCTCACAGGTATTGACTTCTGTCACGTAATAAATGATACATCACTATCGTAAAAACTATTCCACACTATAGCGCATAAAACCAGAAATGGGGACAGAACTGGTATGTTTGTTAGATTCTTATTCACTGTATTATGCTAGGACTTCCATGGTGAAATCACGCTGAGTAAAGAAATTAAGTTTTTCTTGACAGATAATGTTCATCTACTTGAAATGGGAAGTGATCATGTCTATAACAAAAGATCAATCATATTCTAGTATTCTTGCTCATTAGTGAATTCATTTGTGTGGACAACTGGACATATGAGTGTGTAGCTAGTTTAGTGTAATGTAAACACCATACTTACCAAAATTATGGAAGTGAATATGGTCTATCTAGGTTTATCTTTCTGGTTACTGTAATTGTGAAGTAGTTGAATAGTGTACATTTGTGCTATCACCCTAACCCTAATAACTCAACGGAAGGAAACTCTTTTTTAACAGGCAACTCCTTCAACTAATGCATTGTCTGCTGAAGAAATCAAGGCTCTCACCAAGAGGACACAGGAGGGTGGCACAGAAGTCGTTGAGGCAAAGGCTGGAAAGGGATCTGCAACCTTGTCCATGGCGTAAGTAAAAAAAAGATGAAAAAACCATGCTAACTGAGGATTGTGTGCCACTTCTCTAGCAATTTAGTGCCATGTTTTTACTTGTTTTGCTAATAAATTTGCTCCACCTTTGTAGGTATGCTGGTGCAGTTTTTGGAGATGCATGCTTGAAGGGTCTGAACGGAGTTCCTGACATTGTTGAATGCTCCTACGTGCAATCAACTGTGACCGAGCTGCCATTCTTTGCTTCCAAGGTACATGCTTATTTTGCTATGTGTGTTGTTTACTGCAGTTGTTTATATGGTTTCATTATGTAAATCTAGATGGTTCCAAATTTCATGTAGTATCAAAGCCATTTTTCTCTAGATTTATGCAGTGGTTGCTtgtcatgcatatgacattaTATTGCAATTTCTTTTATGATGTTATGCCTGTTGAAAATAGGGTGGCTAAGCTTTGTTTCCTGACTGGCTGGGTTGTTAAATCCATTTTGATCATTTGGGTTTTTGTGGTGTATTTAATAGTAATTGCTGTTGGACTTTTATGGCACTGTTATCTTTGACATTTTTAATCTGGCTAGTTTGGATATGACCTTAGAATTGATTGCAAGTACTGCTGCAAAAAACTAGTCTTTGACACGCTTTTTGTATATTAGGCAATACTCCATTAGGCCATTTCCCCCTTTGCACACTGATCAACTTGCTATTTTTGCCATGTTATATTTTGATTGAGACAAAAACTCTTTGAAACGAGGCTCAGCATATGCTCAAGTATTCTTACTGTGCATTGAATCTTCTAGAGTATTCTCCACGCTGAATTATGTTCAAGTGAACCTATCTCTCCTTTGTGTGATGCTTATTGCCTAAGGCAATGTGATGGACTTGTTCGCCGTGTGGTCTTGCTGTTGTTTGTTCACTTTACAAACTGTTGACGCTGGTCATAGAATGGAATTTCATGATCCACTGATGTAACACAGGTGAGGCTTGGGAAGAATGGAGTCGAGGAAGTGCTCGGGTTGGGTCAGCTGACGCAGTTTGAGAAGGATGGGTTGGAAGCTCTCAAGGGCGAGCTCAAATCTTCAATTGAGAAGGGTGTCGCGTTCGCAAATGCAAGTTAGTTAGGCCATTTTGCAGATTATAGCAAACCCAGGTCTTGTTGAGGGGTCTGTTGGTTTGGTCCAGTGCTTTTTCTGCCCATCATGTGGGCATTGAAGATTTGAGCTTTGCAATAAAATTTCCGGCGGCGTAATGCCACACATAACATAACTTGTACGAGAGGAAGCTAGTTTTGTGTCGAGCTTTGAACTGATAATGAACAATTGCTGATGCGTGGAAAGTCACTTGTTGTTCAACCGGTCTGCTTGCAAGTCTGTTGAATATTGATGATTTTTGTTGTGCTTTCAGTTAGTTCCAGGATTTTTTACTTGCCAAGATAATCTCTTGTCAGTCATTTGATGCTGCATCGTTCTGTAAGTGGTCATGATACCTTTATGCTCTAGTACTGTTAATCAATTGTGGGTATTTGATTCGCCACTCAATGGAAGCAAAGTATTTCCGTTTCAATCGCCTTTTTTCCTTCTGTGTGAAGAGATTCTCATGTCGGCCCATGGATAGGATTATTTGTGTTGCATTTGTCAATCACCTTGCATCATTTTGCAATAGTTATCTATCAGGATGTTGACGACGATGACAGTCAACTGTACTGAAATTACGGCAAACAATTGACATAGTTTTTTCTTTTGGGGTATACAAATTTGCTGCTTCACATTTAGCCAACAATGCGCATGCAGAACTGTCAGATACTATTTGACAACTTATGATTTTCTTTTTCCAATGTGCAGATGCACCTGACATACGATTTTCTAGCTTCCAGTATGACAGGTATACATCGCTTAGCGCCAGGGAGAGTTGATAGTGCAGCATCAACTGGAGAGGTCAGGAACATTGCACAACCTAAAATTAGGGAATGCTGCTCGACGGTCCTCCTGCCCCGTCGCTAATCGTGGAGCCGAGTCCACCTCATTGATTTCAATCATAGCCTCTTCATCCAAAGCCCTCAATATACGGAACAATATTGCTCCAGAATACATTTTTTCGTACGATCACGCTACGTTTCCGGATCCGAGGCCCGTGCCCGTGCTGTACCTAGGATCTGGTGTACACGCAAGAGAAAAGAAAGTGCAGTATGATCTTGTTTCAAGGAAGGATCAGAGAGTACGCGTACGAACTGGGAAGGCGACAAGTGGCCGCTGACTTGTTGGCCCCGTATGCTATCTCGGGCTCCTTGGCCATTTGTCTGGACTCTGGCGACGGCAGTCCCGAAGTTTATAAAAGGCAGAAAGTCGCACCCTTGCACGCCTCTTCGAACAGAAACTGGCATGGCCATGGCTTCCTCTGCCTCCGTCTCCGTCTCCGGGAGAGGAGGAGGCTTCCTCTTGCCGGCCGCGGTGCTGCTAGCGGTGGCGGTGGTACACGCGCGGGGGGCGCCGTGCGTTCCGCGGGTGTTCAGCTTCGGGGACTCGCTGGCGGACACGGGCAACTTCCCATTCCTCTACGGCAACGACTCCCGCGAGCCCGCGCTCAGGACGCCCTACGGGGAGACATTCTTCCGCCGCGCCACTGGCCGCTTCTCCGACGGACGCCTCATCGTCGACTTCATCGGTAAGCCGCGCACCACCACACCGCCTCGCCTCCATCGATCGCTCGGCCGGCCAGCCGCGCACGCGCAGTATACTAATTTTAATTTGAATTCTGATGAAACTCGCGTGGGCGGGCGTGCCGCA from Triticum urartu cultivar G1812 chromosome 3, Tu2.1, whole genome shotgun sequence encodes:
- the LOC125544286 gene encoding malate dehydrogenase 1, mitochondrial-like, which encodes MRPSVMRSAAQLLRRRNYSSASGQQARKVAILGAAGGIGQPLSLLMKLNPLVSSLSLYDIAATPGVAADVSHINSPALVKGFMADDQLAEALDGADLVIIPAGVPRKPGMTRDDLFNINAGIVKNLCTAIAKYCPNALVNMISNPVNSTVPIAAEVFKKAGTYDEKRLFGVTTLDVVRARTFYAGKANVDVNTVDVPVVGGHAGITILPLFSQATPSTNALSAEEIKALTKRTQEGGTEVVEAKAGKGSATLSMAYAGAVFGDACLKGLNGVPDIVECSYVQSTVTELPFFASKVRLGKNGVEEVLGLGQLTQFEKDGLEALKGELKSSIEKGVAFANAS